In Sciurus carolinensis chromosome 16, mSciCar1.2, whole genome shotgun sequence, the genomic window TTGTGCCTGGCAGAAGAGATGGGGCTGGTCTGGGGTGAGGGCGTGATCCCACTGGAAAGGCGTGAAAGAACACTCCAGAAAGGAGAGCTAAGGTTTCTAGGTTGGGACATAAAAACACAACAGTAAGGAGGTCGCGTGTCTGCAGTCCGCTGAAATCCCTTGTAGCACGTCACAATCAGTTAAGGGCAAAATCGAATCAGAAGAATACTAAGAGGTAGCAGCTGTTTGTCTTCTCAGAGATTCTGAGGGTCTCTGAAGCTGGACCAGGGAAGGGCGTTCTCCTGGGAGAGAGATTGGGGCGGGGCAGAGTTTTGGCTCCCGTGGCGCTGGGAAGGGTGTGGGCCGGTCCTCAGGGACACTGCAGCTTGGGAGCCCCGAGGGAGCCTCCACCTGCAGACCCCTCCGAAACCCAGAGTCGTTTCTTGGGTGTCAGGCAGTCcccacaacatataaataaaaatttagttctgTGTTTCCATATATCTTCTACATGAAGGCTAGCTAAATATTAGTGGAGtaacaataattattaataacaatagtcataataacaataattaatagAATAATGCCTTGGGGGTGTGGGGCAGGGGTCCTTCATGTGGCGGGAGGGACTGGCAGGGCTCTAGGTCTGGTAGaagtggtggtaatggtggtgatgttcgtggtggtgatggtgttcgTGTCTCTGGACCGCCTGCCCGGCCGGGCTCTCATACACCACCACGGCGGGCAGCTCCCTCATGTGCTCCCGCCCCAGGACGGCACCACCTGCGGCCAGTGGCGCCTGCAGGCCCCGGCAGCCCGGCTGACTCTCCTTGGCTCGGTGCTTGTGCTTCTTGTGCCCGAGGGGtgccagggtggggaggagggctgGACTGGTGGCCAGGTGGGCAGAGGGGGACACCACAGGGACCGCAGGTGCCAGAGGGGGCTTGCTCCTTGCTCCTCTGGCCATGTGGCCCACACCCACGCTCTTGCCCTGGGCCTTGGGGGACCTCACAAAGTGCTTGCTCCCATCCTGGGCGCCCCGGAGCCGCTGCTGGAGCTCTGAGACCTTGGCGAATGGGGTGTCAAGgaagtggaaggagctggggtccGCGCCTTGGGGCTTCCGGTGTGGGGCGTGGACGGCTTCTGGCTCATGGGAGCGAGATCGAGTAGGGTTGGAGGTGCGGGGGGGCAGTTCTGACTTCTGGACCACAGACGGGGAGCCTAGAAACCAATCGAACAGACACTTAATGAGCACCGACAGTGTGCGTGGGCTACCCCAGCAGAAATCACCCGGCCCTCAGTCCACCGAGCGAGGTGAATGCCAGCTCTTCCTTATCAGAGCTTCGGACCCCAACGCCCCTCGCTGCCTGGAAGGGAAACTCTGAGAGGTGGAACTTCTATCTGCTAAGTAGGACGAACTGGTTCTGCCATGGgtcttcaaaaataataatccttCTCTGAAAGAGAGCTGGCGGGGAGAGACGGTGACGGAGACGAGATGATAAGGTTGGTGGGGCAGGAGAGAATTCCAAGCCTATTACCCGAGGACACCTGTAGAGGacaggagaaggggagaggaagcTGGAGGAGTAAGAGAGAGGGGAACAGATGTGTCGGGCAGGCAGAGCAGGCGTTCCCGAGGGAGACCGTCCCGAGGGGCCGGAGGGGCCACCTTGGCcgcagggctggggtgggccATGATGCAGCAGGGAGCTCTTGGTTTTTATTACCTTCTAAGCCCTCAGATACTATTTGGTGTTGTCCCACTTTGTGCACGTATTACTTTAATTTTGACAATGTTTTTAATGTCACCTCCTCCCAAGAGAGTTTTTGATCTGTCCAGTAAAAGCCACTTCTCCCTGCAAGCCCGGAGGAAGAGTGACCACCACAGACAAGGTGCGTCCCACCTGTCCAGCCCGCCCCCAGGCTGGCGTCCCTTACCGGGCCCGAACTGGGACGTGTAGTTCTCTATCCCTGCGAGGTCTAGGTAGTGGTTTCTCCTCTCGATGTTCTCATCCACGCAGTGGTGGAGGCAACCCGGCTGCTCCAGGCGGCTGTCAC contains:
- the Nkd1 gene encoding protein naked cuticle homolog 1 isoform X1; this encodes MGKLHSKPAAVCKRRESPEGDSFAVSAAWARKGIEEWIGRQRCPGGVSGPRQLRLAGTVGRGTRELVGEVFRDALSEEEEEDFRLEVALPPEKTDGPGPGGADEKRVERVSESCPGSKKQLKFEELQCDVSVEEDSRQEWTFTLYDFDNNGKVTREDITSLLHTIYEVVDSSVNHSPASSKTLRVKLTVAPDGSQSKRSTLLSQADLQSTRPRAETKPAEDLRSWEKKQRAPLRFQGDSRLEQPGCLHHCVDENIERRNHYLDLAGIENYTSQFGPGSPSVVQKSELPPRTSNPTRSRSHEPEAVHAPHRKPQGADPSSFHFLDTPFAKVSELQQRLRGAQDGSKHFVRSPKAQGKSVGVGHMARGARSKPPLAPAVPVVSPSAHLATSPALLPTLAPLGHKKHKHRAKESQPGCRGLQAPLAAGGAVLGREHMRELPAVVVYESPAGQAVQRHEHHHHHEHHHHYHHFYQT
- the Nkd1 gene encoding protein naked cuticle homolog 1 isoform X2 encodes the protein MGSLPSPLGKETAKVALPPEKTDGPGPGGADEKRVERVSESCPGSKKQLKFEELQCDVSVEEDSRQEWTFTLYDFDNNGKVTREDITSLLHTIYEVVDSSVNHSPASSKTLRVKLTVAPDGSQSKRSTLLSQADLQSTRPRAETKPAEDLRSWEKKQRAPLRFQGDSRLEQPGCLHHCVDENIERRNHYLDLAGIENYTSQFGPGSPSVVQKSELPPRTSNPTRSRSHEPEAVHAPHRKPQGADPSSFHFLDTPFAKVSELQQRLRGAQDGSKHFVRSPKAQGKSVGVGHMARGARSKPPLAPAVPVVSPSAHLATSPALLPTLAPLGHKKHKHRAKESQPGCRGLQAPLAAGGAVLGREHMRELPAVVVYESPAGQAVQRHEHHHHHEHHHHYHHFYQT